The following are from one region of the Polynucleobacter sp. MWH-CaK5 genome:
- a CDS encoding UDP-N-acetylmuramoyl-L-alanyl-D-glutamate--2,6-diaminopimelate ligase, whose amino-acid sequence MLPINSIPLESLLSEHVKPDAHMTSDTRVLKAGDVMLAYPVGNSRQLTDNRVHITQALSLGAALVLYEPSGLIEELKAVCKDSRCVAVNDLAEQAGEIAANWYGHASQSMRVMGITGTNGKTTISQWLSQALHSADEPCGVIGTLGAGLVNDLTMTGFTTPDAARMQSLLKDIQKNGARSVAVEVSSHALDQGRVNGTHFDTVVITNLSQDHLDYHGDMKQYAAAKKKILDLPGIKHVVVNADDSFGQECLQCLAKKMGDADITVWAYANKSENLLSLPCFAKQSFRKVLATDLQMNDQGMKFQLIVDGEDAGLIQTRMVGAFNVSNALAVFACLLAGGKTIKSAKSSIEALQAVQGRMELVARATAQQPMAVIDFAHTPDALEQVLKTLRDIAKQRAGQLWCVFGCGGDRDPLKRPIMGRIAESIADHVMVTSDNPRSEVPEKIMADILSGFEVPEKAQVNADRATAILQTIRQAKPEDVILIAGKGHEEIQEIAGKKHPFSDRVHVQLAMGGIA is encoded by the coding sequence ATGTTGCCAATCAACTCCATCCCTCTTGAATCATTGCTCAGTGAGCATGTAAAGCCTGATGCTCATATGACATCAGACACAAGAGTATTGAAGGCTGGAGATGTGATGCTGGCTTACCCGGTTGGCAATAGCAGGCAGTTAACAGATAACCGTGTTCACATTACTCAAGCATTGAGTTTGGGTGCCGCATTGGTCTTGTATGAGCCAAGTGGTCTGATTGAAGAATTAAAAGCAGTTTGTAAAGATAGTCGTTGCGTTGCTGTGAATGATTTGGCTGAACAGGCTGGAGAAATTGCAGCGAATTGGTATGGTCATGCCAGTCAATCAATGAGAGTGATGGGTATCACTGGAACCAATGGCAAAACAACAATCAGTCAGTGGTTGTCACAAGCATTGCACAGTGCTGATGAACCATGTGGCGTGATTGGTACTTTGGGCGCTGGCCTTGTGAATGATCTGACCATGACCGGTTTTACAACACCTGATGCCGCGCGCATGCAGAGTTTGTTAAAAGACATTCAAAAAAATGGTGCGCGCAGTGTGGCTGTCGAAGTATCTTCACATGCTTTGGATCAAGGTCGTGTCAATGGCACTCATTTTGATACGGTTGTGATTACGAATTTGAGTCAGGATCACCTGGATTACCACGGTGATATGAAACAGTACGCCGCTGCTAAAAAGAAAATCTTGGATTTACCAGGCATTAAACATGTCGTGGTGAATGCTGATGATTCTTTTGGCCAAGAGTGCTTGCAGTGTTTGGCAAAAAAGATGGGTGATGCCGACATCACTGTTTGGGCTTACGCCAACAAATCAGAAAATTTATTATCTTTGCCGTGTTTTGCAAAGCAATCATTTAGAAAAGTACTTGCCACTGATCTTCAAATGAATGATCAAGGTATGAAGTTTCAACTCATCGTTGATGGTGAGGATGCTGGTTTGATTCAAACTCGCATGGTGGGTGCTTTTAATGTCAGCAATGCTTTGGCAGTGTTTGCTTGTTTGTTGGCTGGCGGAAAAACAATCAAGAGTGCTAAAAGTTCTATCGAGGCATTGCAAGCTGTTCAAGGACGTATGGAATTAGTCGCTCGAGCAACTGCTCAGCAGCCTATGGCAGTGATTGATTTTGCACACACCCCCGATGCTCTAGAGCAAGTTCTAAAAACATTGCGCGATATTGCAAAGCAAAGAGCTGGTCAACTTTGGTGTGTGTTTGGTTGTGGCGGTGATCGTGATCCACTGAAGCGACCAATCATGGGTCGAATTGCAGAAAGTATCGCTGATCATGTGATGGTGACGAGTGACAACCCTCGCAGCGAAGTGCCAGAAAAAATCATGGCTGATATCTTGAGTGGTTTCGAGGTGCCTGAGAAGGCGCAAGTGAATGCTGATCGCGCAACAGCCATCTTGCAGACAATCAGACAGGCCAAACCAGAAGATGTGATTTTAATTGCGGGTAAAGGTCACGAAGAAATTCAAGAGATCGCAGGTAAAAAACATCCATTCTCTGATCGAGTGCATGTGCAATTGGCCATGGGGGGTATCGCCTGA
- the mraY gene encoding phospho-N-acetylmuramoyl-pentapeptide-transferase: MLLWLAQLLQDDFGFLRVINYITLRAVMATLTAGLIGLFFGPWVIRRLTAMKVGQAVRTDGPQTHLVKTGTPTMGGVLILIGIAISTLLWADLSNRFIWIVLIVTLGFGAIGWVDDYRKVVYRDPKGMASKEKYFWQSLIGLFAAIYLAFSVSEVNNLKVLELFINWVQSGFSIDLPAKSNLYVPFFKEISYPLGVLGFIVLTYLVIVGSSNAVNLTDGLDGLVIMPVILVGAALGVFAYVMGNAIYTKYLLFPYIPGAGELMIFCGAMSGAGLAFLWFNTHPAQVFMGDVGALALGGALGTVAVIVRQEIVLFVMGGIFVAETVSVIMQVVWFKFTKKVYGEGRRIFKMAPLHHHFELSGWKETQVVVRFWIITILLVLIGLSSLKLR, translated from the coding sequence ATGTTGTTATGGCTTGCACAATTACTACAAGATGACTTTGGGTTTTTACGTGTCATCAACTACATCACTCTCAGAGCCGTGATGGCGACCCTGACGGCTGGATTGATCGGATTGTTTTTTGGCCCTTGGGTCATTCGTCGTTTAACAGCCATGAAAGTAGGTCAAGCAGTTCGCACCGATGGTCCGCAAACTCATTTGGTGAAAACTGGAACGCCCACAATGGGTGGTGTGTTGATTTTGATTGGCATTGCGATCTCAACATTGCTCTGGGCTGATCTATCCAATCGTTTCATTTGGATTGTGTTGATTGTGACTTTGGGTTTTGGCGCTATTGGTTGGGTTGATGACTATCGCAAAGTTGTTTATCGCGATCCCAAAGGCATGGCCTCTAAAGAGAAATACTTTTGGCAGTCATTGATTGGTTTATTTGCTGCTATTTACTTGGCGTTCTCTGTTTCAGAAGTGAATAACCTAAAGGTTTTAGAACTTTTCATCAATTGGGTGCAGAGCGGTTTCTCAATTGATTTGCCAGCCAAATCAAATTTATATGTGCCTTTCTTTAAAGAAATCAGCTATCCACTGGGTGTGCTTGGTTTCATCGTTCTGACGTATTTAGTGATTGTTGGAAGTTCGAATGCCGTCAACCTAACAGATGGTTTGGATGGCTTGGTGATCATGCCGGTGATTTTGGTGGGTGCAGCATTGGGCGTGTTTGCTTATGTGATGGGTAACGCGATTTACACCAAGTATCTTTTATTTCCATACATTCCTGGCGCCGGCGAGCTGATGATTTTCTGTGGTGCCATGAGTGGCGCTGGTTTGGCATTTTTATGGTTCAACACGCATCCCGCGCAAGTCTTCATGGGTGATGTTGGTGCTCTTGCACTTGGTGGTGCTTTGGGCACTGTGGCTGTGATCGTGAGACAAGAAATTGTTTTGTTCGTCATGGGCGGAATTTTTGTGGCTGAAACAGTGTCCGTGATCATGCAAGTGGTTTGGTTCAAGTTCACCAAAAAGGTGTACGGCGAAGGTCGACGGATTTTCAAGATGGCACCTCTGCATCACCACTTTGAATTAAGTGGTTGGAAAGAAACACAGGTAGTGGTGCGCTTTTGGATCATCACCATTTTGTTGGTGTTGATTGGTTTATCTAGCTTGAAGTTGCGATAG
- the murF gene encoding UDP-N-acetylmuramoyl-tripeptide--D-alanyl-D-alanine ligase — MQYMPLSMISEFLPDAQLLNMPSIDQAIKRFISDSRQVAAGDLFIALRGEKFDAHDFLSDVQAKGAIACLVSSVEKLPKDFPAVVVKDTQEALQTLSSNWKQYCSQRNLKQVVIVTGSNGKTTVKGMIQSIFESAVGIDKALATQGNFNNEIGLPLTLLRLDLNHELAVIELGMNHPGETALLASIAKPTIALINNAQREHQEFMETVDAVAQEHALAIKALPTNGVAVYPADSEYSVYWKKISNQRTVIDFAFNQTATVWGEWLDQPTGLMAIHTPQGDIKVMLKILGDHNACNAVAASAVAIAAGISPAMIQAGLESFLPVNGRMQKHSLNNDITVIDDSYNANPDSVRAAIDVLSNIKTAAWLVLGDMGEVGNQGPEFHREVGHYAGEKGIQKLFALGDLSKEAVLAYQATATQGNVAQHFADVTELCTELNKSLHAKKNHEEVTLLVKGSRFMRMERVVKALAEEMN; from the coding sequence ATGCAATACATGCCTTTATCGATGATTTCAGAGTTTTTGCCAGATGCTCAGTTGTTGAACATGCCATCAATCGATCAAGCCATCAAGCGATTCATCAGCGACAGTCGACAAGTTGCAGCTGGCGATTTATTCATTGCCTTGCGCGGTGAAAAATTCGATGCGCATGACTTTTTAAGTGATGTGCAGGCCAAAGGAGCGATAGCTTGCTTGGTGAGTTCGGTTGAGAAATTACCTAAAGATTTTCCAGCGGTTGTGGTCAAAGATACTCAAGAAGCTTTGCAAACCTTATCAAGCAACTGGAAGCAGTACTGTAGTCAGCGCAATTTAAAGCAAGTTGTGATTGTTACGGGTAGCAATGGTAAGACAACTGTGAAGGGCATGATTCAAAGTATTTTTGAATCTGCTGTTGGCATTGATAAAGCGCTTGCGACCCAAGGTAATTTCAATAATGAAATTGGTTTGCCTTTGACGCTCTTGCGCCTTGATTTGAATCATGAGTTGGCGGTCATTGAGCTGGGTATGAACCATCCAGGCGAAACAGCCTTATTAGCAAGTATTGCAAAACCAACAATTGCATTGATCAACAATGCTCAGCGTGAACATCAAGAGTTCATGGAGACCGTTGACGCTGTGGCACAAGAGCATGCTTTGGCGATTAAGGCATTGCCTACAAATGGCGTGGCTGTTTATCCCGCTGATTCTGAATACAGTGTTTATTGGAAAAAAATATCTAATCAACGAACAGTGATTGATTTTGCATTTAATCAAACAGCGACTGTTTGGGGTGAGTGGCTTGATCAACCCACTGGTCTGATGGCGATTCATACGCCACAGGGTGACATCAAAGTGATGTTAAAGATCTTGGGAGATCACAACGCTTGCAATGCTGTTGCTGCATCAGCTGTGGCAATTGCGGCAGGGATATCGCCAGCGATGATTCAAGCGGGATTGGAGTCTTTCTTACCAGTCAACGGCAGAATGCAAAAGCATTCACTGAACAATGACATCACTGTCATTGATGACAGTTACAACGCCAATCCTGATTCTGTTCGAGCTGCCATTGATGTTTTATCCAATATCAAAACAGCTGCTTGGCTTGTTTTGGGTGATATGGGTGAAGTGGGTAATCAAGGGCCAGAGTTCCATCGCGAAGTTGGTCATTACGCTGGTGAAAAAGGCATTCAAAAATTATTTGCTTTGGGCGACTTAAGTAAAGAAGCTGTACTTGCTTATCAAGCGACTGCCACTCAGGGAAATGTGGCTCAGCACTTTGCTGATGTTACAGAGCTTTGCACAGAATTGAATAAATCATTGCACGCAAAAAAAAATCATGAAGAAGTGACTCTTCTGGTTAAGGGATCGCGCTTTATGCGCATGGAAAGAGTTGTTAAAGCTCTCGCAGAGGAGATGAACTGA